Below is a window of Patescibacteria group bacterium DNA.
AGCCCTGGGAAAGTAGGTGGCCGCCAGAATAACGGTGTTTTTTTGTACGCAAAAGTGGATAAAATGTGTAAAACTAACTTAAGTCTAGGTTTTCTTGGACTTAAATAAAATTTCTAATAGCTAATATTGGTTAATATTGACTTTTCGGTTTTTTTGTGTTATTATTAAATTATAAAGTTAGATTTTTCTAACCAGTGCTCTTTGAAAGGAGAAAAACATGAAAGAACAACTAGTAGTTGAATGCTTGTTGGCTGTTGCTTTCTTCGTTCTGGTTTTTGTTGGTTGTTACCATACAGTTGACAAAAAACCGGAGAATATCGACAAAAACAAAAAATATGTTATCGACTACAAGGAGAGTCACCATGTTTGACTTCACTTCTGGAGGTCACGCGCCAGTCGCTTGACCTCTTTTTATTTTTATGGTATATTTTGCAATCATTTGGTCTTTTACATTTTTCTTACAGAAGGAGAATTATCATGAAAAACATTTTTTTGTTTCTAGTCTTGGCTTTAATCCCTATTAACGCATATTCAATTATAACAAGTGATATTTCCACAAATGAAAGTAGTCAAGTGTACATATATTTTGTGAAAAAGTTTTATACAACGCATGACTGTAGCAAAATTAATGACACCGCCCTTTTGTTTGAGTTTAACTCAGGTGGTAATAGTAAAAAAAAATTATCAAGATTTATAGAACAATATACTGAAGGCATGATGAGAAACGAGTGGAAGGTAGCATATTTTCCAAGTGAAGAAATCTACAATGGAAATACCCGCAGGTGTGATTTTAAAAATTTCAGGGAAATGCTAATAAAACCTGATTTTGTTTATTATCTACCAAAACAAAATCTCAGAGAAAACAGTTGTTATTTCAGCAAACTATCTGAACCATTTCCAGAATCAGATATTGACGTAGTTGTTATTAGCCAAGGAGATACAAATCCAAGAGTAGTCTCCTATAAAGACTTTGCTGATGATAGCCGGAAATTAAACCTGGAGTATAGCTACTCAAAAACGATCCAGGAGTATGCTGAAAATGTTTCTAAAAAAATAGATCGAAGTTTATATTCTCTTGGGTTAAAAACCGAGAAAGATTGTATTGTTTCCAATCCTTTTTTTAAGGAAAGGAAGCATAAGAAATAATAATAATACATTTTCTGTATTTAACAAGGCGCGGAAACCTCCGTGCCTTTTTTTTATTTTTAAAACATGCTTTAATAGATAGATAATAGCAAAATAATAGCAAAATATGAAAGCAGTAATATTAGCAGCTGGCAGAGGTTCTCGCTTGAGGCCCTTGACAGACAATATCCCAAAACCATTGTTAAAAATAAATGGTATAAGTTTAATTGAATATAGTATTTCCTTGGTATCTCCCCATGTTGACGAAATAATTTTAGTGGTAGGATATTTAGCAGACCAGATAAAAAGTTATTTAGGAGAAAGTTACAAGGGGATTAGGATATCCTATGTCACACAAGAAGAACAACTAGGAACAGGACATGCTCTATATTTGTGCAAGGATTTGTTGCCTGATGATTTTTTGGTTTTGATGAGCGACGATCTTTATGATAGGGAAGATATTAAAGCACTTTTGCCACATAAATTTTCCCTGTTAACCCAGGAGGCTAAATTAAATTTTTCTGGAGGGAGAGTTGAAACAGATAATGATGAAAAACTGATTGGAATTGTTGAGGGAGATCACAAAAAAGGCGATTTAGTGAATGTTGCGGCATATAAAATGAGCGCTGAAATTTTTGATTACCCTCTAGTTAAAATACCAGGCAGAGAAGAATATGGACTACCCCAAACCCTAGTTAGTTTAGTGAACGATTTTGATATAAAAATACACAGAGCAAGATTTTGGATGCCGATAAATGATTTGGAAGGCTTAGAAGCAGCTCGTAAATATAAAAATAAATTATAAACAAATAAATATATGAAAATAGCATTTTTTGAGATTAAGGGCTGGGAAAAGAAATATCTAAACAAACAATTAAAAGGGCATAATGTTACATATTACGAAGAAGTACTAAACGAAAATAATGTTTCAAAAGTAAAGAATTTTGACATTGTTTCCGTGTTTATATATTCAAAAGTTGATAAAAAAGTTATTTCCGGCCTTCCTAAATTAAAATTAATTACCACAAGGTCAACTGGCTTTGACCACATTGATTTAAAAGAGGCAAAAAAAAGGAAGATTCCAGTGTGTAATGTTCCCTCTTATGGAGAAAATACAGTCGCTGAACACACCTTTGCTCTTATTTTGTCTTTGTCTAGAAATATTCATAAGTCCTATCTCCGTTCAACTCAGAAAGATTTTTCTATTGATGGACTAAAAGGCTTTGATTTGAAAGGGAAAACTTTGGGTATAGTTGGTGCTGGTAAAATAGGAATGCATGTAATAAGAATGGCTCGAGCTTTTAGCATGAGAGTAATTGTCTTTGATGTAAATCAAGATACTTTTTTGGCTGATGTCCTAGGGTTTGAATATGGAACCTTTGATGAAGTGTTACAACAATCTGATATTATTTCTTTGCATGCCCCTTACAACAAACACACTCACCATATGATTAATATGGACAATATTAAAATTATTAAGAAAGGAGCAATTTTGATTAATACTTCTCGAGGAGGATTGGTTGATATTGATGCTCTGATTACAGCTCTTGATAAAAAGATTTTAGCTGGTGCTGGGCTTGATGTTATTGAGGGAGAAGAATTAATAAAAGAAGAAAAGCAGTTGCTATATGATAAGGCAAAAATAGAATCTCTTGGTTATCTAATAAAAGATCATATTCTTTTGAATAAAGATAATGTTGTTTTTACTCCTCATATCGCTTTTTACAGTCAAGAAGCTTTGGAGAGAATATTGGAAACAACTGCAGAGAATATAGATTCTTATTTAGATGAAAAAATAAAAAATTTAGTATAAAACAGTAAATTGAATTTATATATTAAGCTTTATGAAAAATATAAATGTTACAACCATCGGAGGAGGCTCAGGACAATATGTATTGCTTTCTTCTTTGCGTGATATAAAAAATATAAACATATCTTCAGTTGTTTCCATGGTTGATAGTGGAGGAAGTACTGGGCGACTTCGTGATGAATTAGGGATTCTTCCACCTGGGGATATACTGAAGTGTTTATTGGCTCTTTCTCCAGACAGGGAGTATGCTAGAAAATTATTACAAAAAAGATTCAAAGCAAGCAAGAGACTAAATGGGCACAATGCTGGTAATATGCTTTTAACTTTTTTATCTCAGTTTACTGGCAATTTACCAGAAGGAGTAGAAGCACTTGGAGAAATATTAGGAATTAGAGGATCTGTTTTGCCAGTTACAACAGACAGGGCAAGTCTTGTAGCAGAGCTTAGTAATGGAGAGCGGATATTCGGAGAAGCTGCTATTGATGTTCCTCGTGGAGACCAAAGAGAGAAAATAGTTCAAACATATTTAGTCCCACATCATTCAAATGAAATTAAAGTTCATCCCCCTGTAATATCTGCAATAGAGAATTCAGATTTTGTTATTATTGGCCCTGGTGATATATATACGAGCATAGTTCCAAACTTTTTAGTTCCTGGTGTTAAAGATGCTCTTAAAAAAAGCAAAGCAAAAATTATATATATTATGAATATAATGACAAAATTTGGAGAATCAGACTCTTTTGAGGCTATAGATTTCATAGAATTAGTAAATAAAACGATAGGAAGAAACGCTGATATAGTTTTGCAAAATGACAGAATGCCAAATAAACAAATTCTTGATTCATATAAAAAACAAAAAGCATTCTTCGTTGATGCTGTTGATGGAATGTCATCAAATAAAATAGCGTACAGTAAAAAAGACTTGTTAGATGAATCAGATGAAATAATTAGACATGACAAGAAAAAATTAACAAATTTTTTGAATAAAATACTAAAAAAATAATATGGCAACAGTAATATTTGATCTAGACTATACTCTCTTGGATTCCGATAAATTAAGGGGAAAATTAGCTGAAATTCTCGGTTTATCATATGATGAATATGAAAAGAGCTATCAAAAAAATTTTACCGATAAAAATATTACTTATTCTTTTGACGAACATCTCGAGATATTATCTGAAAATCTTGAATTCAGAAATAAAACCAAGGCAATAAAAGAAAAGTTCAATAGAGAATTAGAGAACATTGATGACCTTATGTATGATGGGGCAATTGAATACGTGGAAAATGAAAAAAATAATGGGAATGAAGTAGTGCTACTGACTTTTGCTAATAGAAAATGGCAGAAAGAAAAGATAAAAAGATTAAATAAAATAAACAAAGTTTTTGGTGAAGAAAATATAAAAGTTGATGACAAAGATAAATCAGAATCTAAAGAACTAAAAGAACTTGCCACAAGAGATGAAATATTAATAATAAATGATAAAATCGGGGAGGCAATAAAAATGGTTGACGCAATTTATGCCGAGAGGAAAAAAAACGGACTGAAAGAAATAAAAATAGAGGTAGCAATAATTGAAGGGAAATACTCAGAAAATGAAATAGAGATAGAAGAAGCTAAAGCTCGAGGTTTCAAATTCTATGACTGTATCAAAAACGTTCCAGAGTTCATGAAGGCTGAACGAAACAAGGAAATAGAAAATTCTTTTCTCAAGGGAGAATCACTAGGTATTAGTAAGAAATAATTATTATAAAAACAAATGGATAAATACCATCACGAAATGCAAATTGATAAACATTTGCATTTAGCTCGTTTTTTAAAGGACAAATATAATGACCTACTCATTGCCGACACTTTAAGGCTTTTTGCCCTTTCAATGATATCTCTTTTCGTCCCAATTTTTTTATTAAAAACAGGTTTTAGCATAATGAATATAGCGTTTTTTGAGTTGGGAATGTTTGTTTTTACGGTTCCTTTTCAATATTTAATTTTGTTAAGAATAAATAAATGGAAAGTTGAAAGAGCGTTGATAGTTAGCTATTTTGTAAATATTTTATTTTATATATCTCTATTTTATACAAACACAATCATTGATCTTGTTGGCAGTATACCCTTTTTATTTTTAATTGGTTTTGTGAATGTCTTGGCGGTTGGTTTATATTGGACTGCTCATCATATATATTTTGTCAGCTCTATAGAGAGAAAAGATGCTGGAAGTAAAACGGCAATTTTGTCTGGAGTTCCTGTTTTGGTGGCCATTGCGAGCCCTTTTATTGGGAGTATTCTTATAACAAATTTTAGTTTTAAGATAAGTTTTTTGGTTAGTGCAATATTTTTGTTAATAGCATCAATAGTATTATTTTTTTCAGGAAAAATAAAAACAATTAAGGTTGATTTGGATATGGAAAAAATTATCGATAAAAAGAACATGAATAAGAATCTACTATTTACGATTCAGGGTCTTGGAAGCGCCTCTACGGGTTTGGTTTGGCCTCTTCTTTTATTTTTCCTTTCTGTAAAGCTACTTTCTATGGGTGTCTTATATCTTTTTTCAAATCTAGCTTACGCAGTTATTGGTTATTGGGGTGGAAAAAGAGCAGATAAAAATGGTTCTCATAAAATTGTAAAAATAGGTGCTGCTGGTCATGGAATATCGATGATTTTTAGAGCATTTGCAACATCCATCATTGCACTTACCACTTTTCAAACCATGGGAGGCATTTTTGGAGGACTAATTCATATTTCCCTAGACGCTGGATTCTTCAGGTGGTCACGTGAGGATATAGCAAACAGTATTATGAATAGAGAATTGTATATGCATATTGGAAGATTTTTTTCTCTCGCATTGTTACTCGTTCTACTTCTTAAATTCACTATTATTCAGTCCCTAATATCAGTTTTAGTTATATCTGGTTTGTTAACATTTATTTTAAGTCTGTTCGTCTCTAGAGATGGAAAAATAGTAGACTAGATAAATTAAATTAAATTTTTTACAAAAACACCATTTTCCTTGGTGTTTTTTTCTGTGGACAAATAAGTAACTGCCTAAGTTCAACAAGTAAGTGCAACACTTTGATATAATCAAAGTATATGCAATATAAACATTTTACAATTGAAGAAAGAGAAACAATCCAAGAAATGCTGTGGCAGAGAAAATCAATTCGAGCTATAGCTAAAAGATTAAACAGGAGT
It encodes the following:
- a CDS encoding nucleotidyltransferase family protein, whose amino-acid sequence is MKAVILAAGRGSRLRPLTDNIPKPLLKINGISLIEYSISLVSPHVDEIILVVGYLADQIKSYLGESYKGIRISYVTQEEQLGTGHALYLCKDLLPDDFLVLMSDDLYDREDIKALLPHKFSLLTQEAKLNFSGGRVETDNDEKLIGIVEGDHKKGDLVNVAAYKMSAEIFDYPLVKIPGREEYGLPQTLVSLVNDFDIKIHRARFWMPINDLEGLEAARKYKNKL
- a CDS encoding hydroxyacid dehydrogenase — encoded protein: MKIAFFEIKGWEKKYLNKQLKGHNVTYYEEVLNENNVSKVKNFDIVSVFIYSKVDKKVISGLPKLKLITTRSTGFDHIDLKEAKKRKIPVCNVPSYGENTVAEHTFALILSLSRNIHKSYLRSTQKDFSIDGLKGFDLKGKTLGIVGAGKIGMHVIRMARAFSMRVIVFDVNQDTFLADVLGFEYGTFDEVLQQSDIISLHAPYNKHTHHMINMDNIKIIKKGAILINTSRGGLVDIDALITALDKKILAGAGLDVIEGEELIKEEKQLLYDKAKIESLGYLIKDHILLNKDNVVFTPHIAFYSQEALERILETTAENIDSYLDEKIKNLV
- the yvcK gene encoding uridine diphosphate-N-acetylglucosamine-binding protein YvcK, with protein sequence MKNINVTTIGGGSGQYVLLSSLRDIKNINISSVVSMVDSGGSTGRLRDELGILPPGDILKCLLALSPDREYARKLLQKRFKASKRLNGHNAGNMLLTFLSQFTGNLPEGVEALGEILGIRGSVLPVTTDRASLVAELSNGERIFGEAAIDVPRGDQREKIVQTYLVPHHSNEIKVHPPVISAIENSDFVIIGPGDIYTSIVPNFLVPGVKDALKKSKAKIIYIMNIMTKFGESDSFEAIDFIELVNKTIGRNADIVLQNDRMPNKQILDSYKKQKAFFVDAVDGMSSNKIAYSKKDLLDESDEIIRHDKKKLTNFLNKILKK
- a CDS encoding haloacid dehalogenase-like hydrolase, whose translation is MATVIFDLDYTLLDSDKLRGKLAEILGLSYDEYEKSYQKNFTDKNITYSFDEHLEILSENLEFRNKTKAIKEKFNRELENIDDLMYDGAIEYVENEKNNGNEVVLLTFANRKWQKEKIKRLNKINKVFGEENIKVDDKDKSESKELKELATRDEILIINDKIGEAIKMVDAIYAERKKNGLKEIKIEVAIIEGKYSENEIEIEEAKARGFKFYDCIKNVPEFMKAERNKEIENSFLKGESLGISKK